The Candidatus Poribacteria bacterium genome window below encodes:
- a CDS encoding RraA family protein, translating into MALTEQEMLAELRKYDTPSITNVVATYPGNPLCLGLYNPWTENWYTDTTIRCMYPELGAIAGYAVTCVYGVPDPNYSELSFMDVIDALGASKQPTIFAFEQKFPPELKNKVGLAGGNMTAAMKSIGCLGAISNGPSRDIDEIRPMEFQYLLSGITPGHGAMAVQSVNVPVSIAGMDVAPGEIIHMDENGACKFPADKLEAVLTNVKALLEEEGDRIGKLLSGPKTAKQVRAIFGGHSYAEDDEE; encoded by the coding sequence ATGGCATTAACAGAACAGGAAATGTTGGCAGAATTGCGCAAATATGATACGCCTTCGATTACGAATGTGGTTGCTACCTATCCGGGGAATCCTCTCTGCCTTGGACTTTACAATCCGTGGACGGAAAATTGGTACACAGATACCACTATCCGGTGTATGTACCCTGAACTCGGTGCCATCGCTGGATATGCAGTGACGTGCGTTTACGGTGTACCCGATCCGAACTATTCTGAGCTTTCGTTTATGGATGTCATTGATGCGTTAGGTGCCTCCAAGCAACCGACAATCTTTGCATTTGAGCAGAAGTTTCCACCCGAATTGAAAAATAAAGTCGGCTTAGCGGGTGGCAACATGACAGCAGCAATGAAGTCAATAGGCTGCCTCGGAGCGATCTCAAATGGTCCGTCACGCGATATCGACGAAATCCGACCAATGGAGTTCCAGTATCTGTTAAGCGGCATCACACCTGGACACGGGGCGATGGCGGTTCAATCTGTCAATGTGCCGGTCTCAATAGCGGGGATGGATGTCGCGCCGGGTGAGATTATCCACATGGATGAAAACGGTGCATGCAAGTTTCCAGCGGACAAACTGGAGGCGGTGCTCACGAATGTCAAGGCACTACTCGAAGAGGAGGGTGATCGGATTGGGAAGCTGCTTTCAGGTCCGAAGACAGCGAAACAGGTCCGTGCAATCTTCGGTGGGCATTCTTATGCAGAGGATGATGAGGAATAG